The following coding sequences are from one Pararge aegeria chromosome 13, ilParAegt1.1, whole genome shotgun sequence window:
- the LOC120628838 gene encoding KRR1 small subunit processome component homolog, translating into MENLTNDEEQQEIGPVENAWAIKTPKFTAEDNPHGLLEESKFATLFPKYREQYLKECWPLVQKVLKEHHLIADLDLIEGSLTVKTTRKTWDPYIIIKARDFMKLLSRSVPFEQAVRVLDDEIGSDIIKINSFVRKKETFLKRRQRLIGPNGVTLKSIELLTECYVLVQGNTVSAVGPYKGLVQVRRICEDTMKNIHPMYNIKSLMIKRELMKDSRLKNESWDRFLPKFKSKNVPRKQPKNKIKKKPYTPFPPPQSESKIDRELATGEYFLKDEQKKAKRLYGKDEKQMQVKKAREEERKKDFVPPEEKAATAPKHAEGLPINIDQFKAKMKKVSKQNKSFNKKQ; encoded by the coding sequence ATGGAAAATCTTACAAATGATGAAGAGCAACAAGAAATTGGCCCAGTTGAAAATGCTTGGGCGATTAAAACACCTAAGTTTACGGCAGAGGACAATCCACATGGTCTTTTAGAAGAAAGTAAATTTGCTACTTTATTTCCGAAATATCGCgaacaatatttaaaagagtGCTGGCCTTTGGTCCAAAAGGTGTTAAAAGAACATCACCTAATTGCTGACTTGGATCTTATAGAGGGAAGTTTAACAGTCAAAACAACAAGAAAAACTTGGGACCCTTATATCATTATTAAGGCCAGGGATTTCATGAAATTGCTTTCACGAAGTGTTCCATTTGAACAAGCAGTTAGGGTCTTAGACGATGAAATAGGtagtgatataataaaaattaattcatttgtcAGAAAGAAAGAAACCTTCCTTAAAAGGCGCCAACGTCTAATAGGTCCAAATGGTGTTACACTTAAATCAATTGAACTACTTACCGAATGCTATGTTCTAGTACAAGGCAATACAGTGTCAGCTGTTGGACCATACAAGGGATTAGTACAGGTGAGACGAATATGTGAAGAtactatgaaaaatatacatccAATGTACAATATTAAAAGCCTCATGATTAAAAGAGAGTTGATGAAGGATTCAAGACTCAAAAATGAAAGCTGGGACAGATTTCtaccaaaattcaaaagtaaaaATGTCCCTAGGAAAcaacctaaaaataaaattaaaaagaaaccatACACACCATTCCCACCACCTCAATCTGAAAGTAAAATTGATAGAGAGTTGGCTACAGGTGAATATTTTCTTAAAGATGAACAAAAGAAAGCAAAACGTCTATATGGCAAAGATGAAAAACAAATGCAAGTTAAGAAAGCTAGAGAGGAAGAAAGGAAAAAGGACTTTGTACCCCCTGAGGAAAAAGCGGCCACTGCACCTAAACATGCAGAAGGGTTGCCAATTAATATTGATCAATTTAAAGCCAAAATGAAAAAAgtttcaaaacaaaacaaatcttttaataaaaaacaatag